The genomic DNA AGAGTTCCTCTCAGTGGGCTGCAGCGTGACCACGTCATCTTTCTGTAACTCCAGCACCACGGAGCCGGCCGTCACCAGGTAGCCCTCCTGTGCAGCGTCGCACAGGCCCAGCACCTCGGTATCGCCCTTCTTCACATTGATACACACAGGGCCACGAGCCGAGGCGGTGAAGGCAATGTAGTAGATGCCTGCAATGCTGCAGGTGAAGCGCCCCCCCCGGACACTATCGCTGGACAGGATGGCCCTATCGAAGCGGATGGGCGACTGTATGCGAGGCAGCATGTTGGAAGACTTCCTGAAGGAGAATACTGCATTTTGCGTCTGGGTCAGGCCCATGGGCGACCCCCTCGGACCCTTGGGTCCAGGCAGCCCGGGCAGCCCGGGTAGCCCAGGGTCCCCCACCAGACCAGCCCTCCCTGGGCTCCCAGGCTCCCCAGGGTCCCCCTTCTGCCCCTTCACCAGCTGACTGGACTCCCCTGCCGAGACACaagacagtacagcacagcacactcgGGGTGAGTGCTATCTCAATTCCATCTTTCACTAACTTATTTGTTCCACATTATGCAGCTGTCCATGTTTGTACCCTGCATAGTTGtctcatatttaaaacattaattctCCCTACAGCAGGACAGTTTCCAACAGGCTTAATCTTTAACTCATTTGTAACAATCAGTAAGGGTTGCAGatgataatatataatatatgataGAAGTATTGTATAAGAAATTAATACAGGAGTCAGAACTGGAAGGTACCTTTCTCTCCTGGCTCCCCTTTCTCTCCGTCCCTCCCGTTGGGTCCATGAGCCCCTGGCAGTCCGGGGATGCCTGGGTAACCTCTCTCAGCGCTGCAGGTGTCACTGGCTGATGATGTCTCAAGGGACACCAGTATACTGACCAGGACCACTACTCTCAGTGTGGTCATGGTGAGGGAGGACTGCAAAATTACAaatagaaaacagaaaataattgaatgcataagtaatcaccccttttgctatgacacacctgactgAGCTGTGTGGTGAAACAAATTGCCTTTAGAAGTCACataagttgaatggagtccacctctgtgcaattaaggtgcatcatgatttcaggttaaatacacatgTCTCTGGAatgtcccacagttggttagtgcAATTCTTAACAAAAACCACATCATGAAGATGAatgaacattcaaatcaataaggttgttcaaaagcaccaatcagagctaggatataagaacattttcaaggcattgaatatcccccggagcacagtaaagtccattatcaagaaatggaaagaatatggcctaactgtgaatctgcctagatcaggtcaTCCTCAAAAACAAGTATCcgggcgagaagggcactagttagggaggccaccaagaggcctatggcaaatctgaaggagttacagtcttccacggctgagctgggaaccactgtgcatactgcaacaataacccgggtgcttcacaaaagtggcctttatgagagagtggcaaaacaaaagccattgttgaaaaaaaacTCATATCAAATCTCAAATAGGATTTgtcagaaggcatgtgggagaatCTGAGATCAAGTgaaggaagattctatggtctgatgagaccaaaatagagctttttggcctcagtGCTAATCACTACATTtggcacatcatcctgagaacaccatccctaccatgaagcatggtggtggcagcatcaagctatggggatgcttctctgcatcagggcctggaaaccttgttaagatagagggcaaaatggatgcagcaaagtacagagaaatcctggaagaaaacctgctgaagtctgcaagagacttgggagaagatttatCTTCCAGCAAAACAATAACcctaaacatacagccaaagccacactggagtggcttaaaaacaaaaaggtcaatgtcctggagtggcccagtcaaagcccggacctcaatccaattgagaatatgtggaaagagttgaaaattgctgttcatcaaaggtccccatccaacttgatggaactttgaaaaattgctgtgtccagatgtgcaaagctggtagagacttatccacatagactcatggctgtaattgctgccaaaggtgcatCTACCAAATAtggactgaagggggtgattacttatgcattcaattattttctgttttgtgtttataattcatttagaacaatttgcagattatatttttcactttgaaattatggacattttctgtgttgatctgtggcaaaaactcctgattaaatccattctgattttatGTTGTAAcataatgaaatgtggaaaaaagtccaagggggtgaatacttttgagagccactgtaaataGTTGAACAGCATGACAGCATTGTAATAAGAACCGTGGAAAAGTAGACTCTATTCTCACCAGCAGCCAGACTCCAACTCTCCCACCCCACCTTTCCCATCTCCAGAGATTCTGAGCTCACTGCTGTCTCTGCCAGGAACGTCTGCCCTCTA from Amia ocellicauda isolate fAmiCal2 chromosome 1, fAmiCal2.hap1, whole genome shotgun sequence includes the following:
- the c1qb gene encoding complement C1q subcomponent subunit B, with protein sequence MTTLRVVVLVSILVSLETSSASDTCSAERGYPGIPGLPGAHGPNGRDGEKGEPGEKGESSQLVKGQKGDPGEPGSPGRAGLVGDPGLPGLPGLPGPKGPRGSPMGLTQTQNAVFSFRKSSNMLPRIQSPIRFDRAILSSDSVRGGRFTCSIAGIYYIAFTASARGPVCINVKKGDTEVLGLCDAAQEGYLVTAGSVVLELQKDDVVTLQPTERNSVLGSSGSDSIFTGFLLFPSK